DNA from Agarilytica rhodophyticola:
TAGTGACACTGCATACACTAGGTGATTTGCGTGTTCCTTTTTCTAATCAACAAATTTATTATCATCGAGCAGCAGCCAAAGGGCGTTCAAACTTTTTGGTACAGCGAGCAATACGTGATATAGGTCACTGCACATTTGAAGATAACGAATTGATAGAAGCATTTGTCGATATGTATCAATGGGCAACAAATGGTATAAAACCGGAAGGTGATGATATTATTACGCCGGATGTCGTTTCAGATAAAGATTATGGCTGTAAATTTACTCGCCGTACTCGTTCAGAATTAGGTATTGATGCTTGCCCACAATAAAACTACATAGCACCTCTCTTCTCTTAACAATTAGTTATTAATTATTAATTTAGCGGCTAGATATATCGTCCTGATATATTTAGCCATCGCCCCTTAAAATTTAAAATATAGTGGCCTAATATAGAAACTGGACTCTACTTTTTTATACCTTAATAAGACACAAAAAATAGGCCTCTCGCCAGAGGTTGGCTTTCACATATAAATCGATGCGGTATGGATGCATTAAAAGTAATAAGTGTTTTGGCATAAAGCTTCGTAACTTTATCAGCAACGGCTAATGTTAATTCACCCTCTTGCAGCCATATATTTTTTCTCGCCCCTCGAGTATTTGCAGCAAATGAGGTTCTTCCAAACTTTTTAAAGTAAAAGCTATATACTTCGGTACTAAAATGCCGAGACTCTCGATGCAACAGATGACAAGTAAAAGCGCTGCCTTTTTTGCTAACAATATTAGTATTTTTTTCTCGATTTGTTTCTATCGCAACCTGAGATTCCGGTGGACGTACCAAATCTGAAAGTTCCATGTCCATAGCCTGTGATAGTTTATATAAGACGGCCAATGTTGGGCTTGTTTGGCACGACTCTATTTGCGCGATCATCGAACGACTCACTTGAGACCTGTTAGCCAATGATTGAAGACTTTCTCCTCTCGCACTGCGATAGCTACGAATAAAACTTCCCAAATAATCAAATTCTTCTAGGTTTTTATCTTTTTTCATAAATTTTTATGCAAAATAAGTTAATTTTTATGAACAAAAATTATTTCCGTTATATTGGAAATTATCTCTTTTCACAGTTGCCATACTTTAATCTTTAGCAAATAATTAATCAATTATTGAAAACTTAAGAGAACCAGCATGCAAAAAGTTATGACAATTACTGGTGGCAACTCTGGAATCGGAAGAGCTGTGGTAGAACGATACTTAAAAGAAGGTTATCGAGTGGCATCGTTTAACCGTACTATCGGAGAAATGAATAATTTTGTTACCGACTATGGTAATAGTTTTATAGAGTTTAAGGGTGATGTAAGAAATACCGTAGATTTACAGAATTTCTATTCTCGTTGTCACAAAGAATGGCATAAGATCGATATTGTTATTGCAAATGCGGGCATTGCAGAAGCTCAAACAATTGAAAAGGTTACACAGGAAAGTTTCGATAAAACCTTGGCGATAAATATAAGTGGCGTATTTTTTACGGTACAGAAATCTCTACCTTACTTATCAACGAGTGCATCTATAAGTCTAATTTCTTCCATACAAGCCAATAAGGGCGATGATATGTGGTGTGCCTATGGTGCATCGAAAGCAGCCGTTCGCTCTATGACACGCTCTCTTGCACAAGGCCTCGCAAACCAAGGTATTCGTGTAAACTGTATTTCTCCCGGTGTTACAAAAACAGCAATCTTTGAAAAAATGGGAATCGATAGTAAGAAAATGCAAGAAATGCTAAAAGCTGTTGCAGCATCAACCCCTCTAGAACGTTTAGGTGAGCCAAAAGATATTGTTAATCTTCTCTATTTTATTAACAGCGATAAAGCGAGCTTTATCACTGGTGCAGATTTTCAGGCAGATGGAGGGCTAACTCAAATATGATCGCCCATAAACTCTTTTGGTACTTTTTACTTTGTTCTATGTTTTCTTCCAAAACACTTGCCAACACAGTAAACGTAGAGCCTAATCAAATAAACACAATTAGAACAGAGATCTATTTTGAGATTTTAAAAAAAACTCAGAAAAGTTGGAATGGCGAGTTGTTGCCAAGTTACGGCAGTAGTAACGTAGAAATCACAATGTTAACAGGCCCTAGATCAACTCTATCATAGCACCGTCACCCAACAATAAACTCCGCTTTTATCTTAAAAGGACGGTTATTGTTAATGTCTGACAGAAAGGGAGAAATTATCGTTAAACAAGGAGACACTATAGTTGAAGTAATCAATCGTTGGCACCAAGGAAAAAATGTAGGCGAACAACCTGTCGAGATCCTGGCCGTTAGCTTTGGTAAGCCGAATATCACGTTAACAGAATTTAAATAGCATCAATAAAATGGAGTTACTTACGTATCTCCTTTAAAGTCTCTAAGCTTTTCTCTTCCTCTTCACGTGCAGCTTGTAAAGCTAACTCAGCGTCTTGATAAGATTCAAACACTTGTTGAAACTTAGTGAGTGTTTCACTTTGAATATCTTCCAGGCTACTTCCGTTGTCTTCAAGCTCATCAATATGGTCTTCAAGCTCAGCAACGGCTAATTCAATTTCATCAAATAATTTTTCTGCAGCCTCACGTTTTGCTACAGCATCATTATATTGCTTAGAGGCTAACTCAGTAGCTTCCAAAGGGCTGGAAAAGTTCTCATTATCGGCAATAGTATCACTGTGCATAGGTGTCGAATTAGTACTTATATCACCTACATTTCGTACATCTTCTTTATTTTTATGTATAGGCTCTTTTTGTTGAATAGTTCCCACATAAAAAGCTATACCAACAGCAGCAAGCCCAGCTAAATACCCCACCCACATTTTTTTCATAATACAATAGCCCACTAGGAAGTTGATGTCTTTGTTATTGTTTGAGTAATCTATACAAAAGAATAAGATATCATATAAATATACCTAATAATCGTATGAGAATCAGATTTTCTTGGTATGCATGGCAGTATGAAACTTTTCTTACAAAAATTCTTTTAAATATCAATGCTCAAGAAAAGAGCGAACTTCGATAACAACGATAAGGAGATTATTCATATGATATAAGCTAGAGTGGAAAAGTTTTCGACACTCGAAAAATGGTCATAAAAAACCACAAATAATTGCTGGAATAGATTTACTACTAATATTCGGCTAGTGACAAATATATATGCTTTCGATATTATCACCTAGTTAGACAAATATTCGAAAAGTCTGAAAGCCCTCAATAGGAGTGAGACATAAAGGGATATCAAAGAACTTACAACTTTATGTACAGGCTAATAAAGCAAAAGCAAATAGTAGCAGTAATGCAAATAGCTAGAAATGGCTAATTATTGATAATAAATACTGACAGTTATGTTAAAGGTTGACCATGGGCTTAGGTAGAATAATAGTTAGCGATCAATTCCTTCGGCGCTATGAGTTGCACACAGGCCATCGTGTTGCCCCACATCCTAGAGCGAGTAATGTAGAACTATCTTGTCGGCAATCAATATGCACTTTCTTGAGAAATATAGTCGTTGACATCAACTATTGGTCTAGATTAATACAACAACACTTTGTAACAAATAATATTGTCACACATAACTCAGACCCTATTGAAATAGTTGCAACTCTAGTAGAACGAAAGCAAATCCGTTTTTACAAACTGCCAAGTGTCGGCAGGAACCCACTACCCGATGGACGAGGTCGAGCATATAGTTTTGTCGGCGGGCCAGAAATCCCACAAGATAGCAAAGGTGTTGAATATTACTCTATTGGAAATATAGAACATGCTAGAGCATTTTTAGCTCAACTAAATGCAAATAATGAATACTGGCAAGTAGTACTTAGTGAAAATGGCTTTATATCTGAGCAATCTGCGAATGAACGCCATGCGATAAGTGAAGATTACATTGCCGAGCTACTGGCATCGAATCAGCTAATTACTTATCTATCACCTTATCGAATCCCCCGCCCAGAGGTGACAGCATCAAGTACCACAGAACAAGCCTCTAATGAAGTCGCGACTCTAGGGCCTCATACAGATGAAGAGCCTGTAGTAAGTAAAACTTTCGCATTTTTACTATCAAGTTAAATATACCATTTTTTCATTATAACTCTGGGAGAGACATAATATTGGGCACGATTACTTTTCCATTCGGCTGTAAAGATTTTGAATCTGCGCTGGACATGCTCAATACTTCTGATGGGCGTTATGCATTGGGAGCAAGTTCATTTTGGCACGGCGGCGTACACCTGACGTTATCTAAAGATACACAAGCGATTTTATCACCTGCAGATGGCGAAATTATTGCTCATCGAACAATGAAAAAGCGCACTACAGGTAAAGCAAGTATTACCGTAGACAATGAAGGCAACAAGATTTCTGAGGACAAAGATGAAGACGTCGACTCATCTTTTAGTTTTGTCCTGAGTCGCCATACTTTTAAGACGCCTAAAAAACAAGATATTGTCTACTATATCCTCCATATGCACTTGTTGTGCTACGAAAATTATCAAGATATACACAAGCTAAGGCCACCACCCTATTTATATGGCGATGTACAATATTTTGTCAAAAAAGAAGAAGATGACGGTGGCTCGCTGGTGGGCAAAGGCCTCAATCTTCGTGCTTCCCCTTCCAGCCGCAGAAACAATGTGTTGACCGTCATCAAGAAGGATACAGAATTCGAGTTTGAACATCGTGGGAGTTACGACCATACGACATCAAAAGCATATTTTAACGTCGTTATTAAAAATCCACAGAAATTTACACTCTCCAAGGCTTACTTATCGTCCGGCTCAGACGCTAAAGACAAACTTCGACTACTCCCGGTGGAAAAATACTACAGTGATCATGGAGTTTTATATCGAGCACAAATAATAAGTGCCTCTGAAAGTCATATAGGGGTGCCTCTATATATCAATAGCTGCTATGTTGGAGATCTAATAAAAGGGCAAGAAGTCTATTTTAAAGAAAAGTCTGCTTACGAAGGCAGCCACGAATTAATTCTTGATAATATAATGAACGTGGTGAAACCAAATGCTGAGGGCAAACTAACAGTTGATAGCTTTTTTGATGGCTGGACTGACAATAGCTCTATACTGGTGCCTACTAAAGATGATCTTGTTTCTTTAGAAGAAGCGTTATTGGCAGCAGGCCTATGTATGGACGATGATCTCACAGCTTTAGCTAAGGTCAGGCCGGAGAATGCATTCGGGACATCAGGGAAAATACGCTATATAAAAGATTATTTTTCAAAATTAAAAATTAATACATATGAAAGTAATCAATGCGGTATCCCAGCCTATGATAGTGCGAGTGGAGGAAGTCGCCTCATTGATATTCCGCACTCACGTTTTGTTGAACTAGTAACACCTATAAGCATAGATGAACTAGCAAGTAGTCAAGGAGCAAAGCATTTAATAAAGCCAATCACTATCGAACAGCCCAAAGAAGGAGTGGTTTTTTGTAGTAACAAATATGTCGAACAAAAGATCAATGAGGTTACCGGAAAGTTCGACAGCATTGAAGTATTTAAAGAGCCAATTCCTATATATAGTGGCGACGTCATCGGTTATCCTGGCAATCATGAAAAACAAAATATTGTTCATATGGAATTGTGGCTAGACAATATTGATTTTTTCAAAAACCCCAAAAAAGACCAGCAATACGAAGATAAAGTTGACCTGCCAGCAGGTTTGACTACAAAAATTCAAAAAATAGAAATTAGTAAATGTAAGCCAGAACAGCAAAAAATCCCAGCAAAAGGGACAATGAGGTTTGTTTCAAGAGTAAAGGATTTAAAGAAAAAGCCTACAATAAGAAAAGTAAAGTATAATGAAAAAGAATATTTTGTTTATTACAAGGACATAAAACCTTATTGGAGTACGACAAAAAATGCATATTACTTTAAAGATGAAACAGAGCTAACGCTTTACCCATCTCACCCGGAAATCGAGATTGAAACCATTACATATAGTGATTCGACTCTTGCACAAGCTGTATCTCTAGAACCAATGCCAAGAATGATGAACGCAGAAGAAAAAGATTACTTTCCGGTTTCGTCAAAAGAGGAAACGACAGAGCAAGGTAGGATTAAAGAAACCGTTCTTATTGCAAAAGAAGAAGTCAATAAATATCGTGAAGACTACTATAATTGGGAAAAATTTTTCCATAAAACTTCAGCAGCGAATTTAGGTTTTGAAAAAAGCGGATATTATGAATCCAAAAAAGATATTGAAAATCAAGTATTAGAGGAATATAAGGCACTAAGTGAAAACAAGTCTATGGTAAATCTTCCGTCCTATCAAAAAAGCCATCCACTCAGTCACTTGATTATCGAATCAGGAACAGAATGGAGTAAAAGCCAAAAAGATAGCTCTGGATGGTCGGATGGTGTTATTGAGTATCTCTGGAAAAAACATAATGTAAGTTCACTTGAAGAAGATGCAGGTATCACCAAAGCAAGTGTTAAGAGAGTGTTTGACCAAACACTCAAAGAATATTCGGATAAGATCAGTTTTTTTGATGATGTCAAAGCATCAGTATCTAGTCTGCCAGATAAAAGTAAAGTATTGCATGCTCACCCATTGAGATTTCTAGGTCATATCAATCAATTAGATCAGGTTGGCCCACCATGGATGCAGTTCGCTCGTCAACAAATGAAGGAGTATGGGGGCGTAAGACAAACACAATCTCCCTTAAAGGAACAAATTTTCAAATACTTCGATAGTAGTAGCTATCCTGAAGGAACAAATAAAACTAACTGGTGTGCAGCATTTATTCATTGGTGCTTTGAACAAACGGATGACTTCAAAGGTAGTAACCCAAACGCGAATGTCGCCGCTTTTGACTGGCTTCCTAAATCATTAGCGAGAAAGCATAGAAAAGATGTAGATGGCTGGAATAATAGTGAGTTGATAGAAAGTATCGATGACGTATTTGTTGGTGCGGTTATCGTATTCTCACACTCTCATGTGGCTTTCGTTGCAGGTCAATCGGAAGATGGAAAAAGCATTATTTACTTAGGTGGAAATCAATCAGATGGAAAGCCAGGTGATGGCAAAGGAAAGCGCACTATATGTACAAACCCAAAATCCAAATCATCCTTTAATAAAAAGTATTGGTTGGTCAAGCCGAAAAATTATCAGCCCACTTCGGCAGATATGAACCTGCCTATACTTTCTCCAGATGGGAAAGAGTTAGGATATGCAGATACACACGGTTAATTAAAAAGAATATGAAAAAAACACTTGATAAGATTTTAATCGGCATTAGCATCACTGCGCTTATAGTGGCATGCGACCAAAACCATGCTTCTTTAGATAAGAAAGCGCAATCATCGCTACCAGAAGAAAAGACTGAACCTTCAGCTGTAAAAGAAAGTGCGAGTCATATAAAACAAGATAAACTAATAAAAAAGGCGCTAGCCAAGCAGCTTAGCAATGGCATATCAGCTCTCTATGATAACTCGTTCGATATTGTTGGTCATAAATTCTCAAGAACAGATTTAGATGCCAGCATCCCAATATTAAATAATGCATTATCAGATTATAGAAAGCCTAATAACGAGCAGTTTTTAAAAAAAATAAAGGAAATTTTTGGTCGTACTATAGATTTTAATAGTAATTCAAAATATTTATATATAAATTTCAATGACCCTAAAGATAGAAAGTTTAAGTACCACAGAAATGATAATTCAATAGAAATCCGACCATATTCAGTTTTTGTAGTTAAGGGGCATAATTTTATTAGCCAGTTATACGGAATTCCAGAAATTCTAGATTACCAAAAACACTATCCACAAATAGCTCAAACTGAAAATAAAATGCAAATAGATAGAAAAGATGACGATGGCTCTTCCCTTACGATATACCGGTGGCTTGATGATGAATCAATCGATAGAGAAAAAAATATTAAGACACTTATCGCCAGAAATAAATATCTTTTTAATAATGATAAAAGTCAGCTACCCTGGTTATTAGATAATGATGAAGAATTTATGGTAGCTCTTATTAAAACATATAATTATTCAAAGGATACCGAACATAGGCAGTGGTATAAGGATAAGCATTAGTTATTAACGTAAACAACACAATCATATCTTAAAAATATTTACCACAAAACTAAGACAAAACTTATAATTTAATATTGTTGTAATATATTAGCTACTGTTATAAGAATACCTAATACGGCACTTATCTTTTATCGAAATACATAGATACCACACTGTAATTAATTCTGTTTTGAGCTTTTAATGCTTATAGAATCACCTAAGAGGTTGTAAATCTTTGTAAAATTGGTTTGTAACATTAAAGTGAATAGAATGACTAACTTCTAAGGTATAGGTACACACAACACTGCTCGCTTAGGTAACAATGTAGACATTTCACCATCTTCAGGGAAAATAACATCTGAAATAGCCTCTTCTTCTCATGAATATCCCATCATGAGTGAAGGAGCAAGTAGTTCTTTAATAAGTGGAAAAAAAAGGTCTGCAGAAGCATCAACAAGCGATCATGATAATAAAAAATTTAAGGCCAGCATACCTCGTTCGCAGACTTATGATAGGCTAAATCTAGTTTTTAATCATAAAATAGAGAATGGTGGTGAAAATATAGGAGTAGGTACACAAGCAGAAATCCATACTAGTCAATCAACGCATACTGATTATGTCGGCAAACCAATGGCTGTTAAAATATTTCACTCTAGCCAAGGATTCAACTCTGCATTGACAGAAATGCTAGTATCACGCTACATCAAACAACTCAATGATCCAGAGTTATCTAATAGAGTAAATCTCGCTGTAGACTTTGCTATAAGTCGAGGTAGCGACTTCGGAGGGAATTATACCGAACCTTTTGATAGCCAAACAAAAGGGCCGCTGGCAATTATTACAAGCCCGAAAATGGATAGCGATTTAAGGAGTTTTAATGCAGACATTACCACTGAAGGCTATATGAAAGTAATGCAGGATCTTAAAGATAATGTATTTAATAATACTTGAGGATAAAGGACTAGTTCACAATGATATTAAAGGTGACAATATTTTAGTAAAAACAAAGGAAAACGATGAGCATGAATACCGTGTTACTGACTTCGGCTGTGCTCATCTCATACCTGGCTCTGAAGCCGAATCTGCATTTTCAGATATATGGCAAGAATTAAAAAGGGAATTAACACAAAACAACGAAATAAATAGAGAAAAGCTTGAGAACATTAAATTAGATGACATTATCCCATCCTATGATCCAATAGACCCTGATGACATCAGCGACTACTCTGATTTTGAAAGCGAAACAGAAAGCAACCAAAGTTCAAAAAGGATTTAATGCAAAGTGAAACTTTATTAAGAAATACTCTTATTTCGGGCTAAACTCAGATTATGATAGATTCATATTTAGTGTATTAAAAAGAGACTTCAGTAATACCATTGTATTTTAAAGAGTTAAGATATTATGATTATTTCACACTTACAAACCCGATATCCATAAATTAAGTTTTGCAAGTGTGAAAACTATTAAATATAAACTAATAGTAACTTAAGCTTCTCGCTTTACCCCAAAAAACCCGATATGAGAATATTGTATAACCGAGAATACAGGGAACAACTACAGCCGCGCCATAAAAAATAAACATCAATGATTCTGGTGCACTGCTTGCTTCAGCGACGGTAAGTTGCCCAGGAATTACATAAGGATAAAAGCTATAACCAAGGGCCTGAAAGCATAAGAAAAAAATAATCGCTGCACAAACAAATGGAATCCAACAGCCAAAGTCCTCAGCATGAGGTACACTGCGAAGATAGCGATCGCTCAGAATAAATAGACTTAAGCAAACGAGTGGTATGGGGAACAAAATAAAAATTTGTGGAAAAGAAAACCACTTCATATAAATATGTTCACTAACAAAAGGATTAATGATTGATACAAGCAGTATTCCTGATGCTGCCAACCATGCGCTTCGGCGCGCCCAATATGCGGATTTTATTTGTAAGCTGCCCTGGGTTTTCATTACCAACCAAGCACCGCCAATAAATGCATAAGCTGCGGCAACACAAAATGCACTGACAATTGCAAATACTATTGCTGCCCAAGCATCAGAAAACCCTAAAACATATCGCCCTAACATATACCCTTGAGAAAGAGCTGTTACAAGTGAAGAAAACTTAAAACATATATCCCAATGCTTGCGATGCATTGTTAGAGCTTTTGCGCGAAAATCAAAGGCTACGCCACGCAAAATTAAGCTAATCAGCATAAAAGTCGCTGGTATATAGAGTTCTTTTAGAATAATACTATGAGCTTCAGGGAAAGCGATAAGCAGTAATCCAATGGCAAGCACAAGCCAAGTTTCATTCGCATCCCAAAATGGGCCAATCGAAGCGATCATAGTATCGCGCTTACTTTGGGTTGAGTCATCTATAGGCAATAGAATACCAACACCTAAATCATAGCCATCTAAAATAGCATAGGCCAAAGTCGCAAGTCCCACCAAACACATAAATACTATAGGTAACCACTGTGCTTCACTCATTTTACCACCTCATATTCTGCGTTGATATTAGAGGAAAAACTGGTACTTAATTCAGTTTCATATTCTTCAACATTGACCGAGCGGCGAGCCATTAAAAATAGTGTGTGTAAATACGCAACAATCAGACCGCTATAGACTAGCACATAAAATGTTAGAGAAAGCCCCACATGGCTAGGGGCGATTGTCGTAACTGCGTCAGCTGTACGCAGCACACCACTAACTAAGAACGGCTGCCTCCCTATTTCTGTTACATACCATCCAGCTAGAGTTGCAACCCACCCTGAGAATGAAAATAGGACGAAAGCTCGCAACACTATGGGCGTAATATTTTCTTTACGTATCAATTGAAAGGCACCAAACCACGCCAGAGCAATCATTAACAGTCCGGTACCTACCATAATACGAAATCCCCAAAAAACAGGCGCAACGGGAGGGTGAGCATTTTCAAATTCATTAAGACCGCGAATTTCACCATCGATATCGTGGGTTAAAATAAAACTCGCCATACCAGGAATACCCAAAGCAAAGTCATTGCGGCGCTCTTGCTCATTAGGCAAAGCGAATAATAGTAGCGGTGCTCTTTTTTCTGTTTCCCAGACACCTTCCATAGCAGCAATTTTTTGAGGCTGATGTTCGAAGGTATTAAGTCCGTGCAAGTCACCAACCAAAGCTTGTAGCGGTGCAAGTATAGCAGCAACAAATATTCCAGCTTTTAACGCTAGACGAGGCGCTTTTTTGCTATCGCCCTTTAAAATACGATAGGCAGATATCCCTGCAACGAGAAAAGAAGCTGTTAAACCTGAAGCAAGTAATACGTGAGTTAAGCGATAAGGCATAGAGGGGTTGAAA
Protein-coding regions in this window:
- a CDS encoding helix-turn-helix domain-containing protein, producing the protein MKKDKNLEEFDYLGSFIRSYRSARGESLQSLANRSQVSRSMIAQIESCQTSPTLAVLYKLSQAMDMELSDLVRPPESQVAIETNREKNTNIVSKKGSAFTCHLLHRESRHFSTEVYSFYFKKFGRTSFAANTRGARKNIWLQEGELTLAVADKVTKLYAKTLITFNASIPHRFICESQPLARGLFFVSY
- a CDS encoding SDR family NAD(P)-dependent oxidoreductase, whose translation is MQKVMTITGGNSGIGRAVVERYLKEGYRVASFNRTIGEMNNFVTDYGNSFIEFKGDVRNTVDLQNFYSRCHKEWHKIDIVIANAGIAEAQTIEKVTQESFDKTLAINISGVFFTVQKSLPYLSTSASISLISSIQANKGDDMWCAYGASKAAVRSMTRSLAQGLANQGIRVNCISPGVTKTAIFEKMGIDSKKMQEMLKAVAASTPLERLGEPKDIVNLLYFINSDKASFITGADFQADGGLTQI
- a CDS encoding cytochrome d ubiquinol oxidase subunit II; translation: MSEAQWLPIVFMCLVGLATLAYAILDGYDLGVGILLPIDDSTQSKRDTMIASIGPFWDANETWLVLAIGLLLIAFPEAHSIILKELYIPATFMLISLILRGVAFDFRAKALTMHRKHWDICFKFSSLVTALSQGYMLGRYVLGFSDAWAAIVFAIVSAFCVAAAYAFIGGAWLVMKTQGSLQIKSAYWARRSAWLAASGILLVSIINPFVSEHIYMKWFSFPQIFILFPIPLVCLSLFILSDRYLRSVPHAEDFGCWIPFVCAAIIFFLCFQALGYSFYPYVIPGQLTVAEASSAPESLMFIFYGAAVVVPCILGYTIFSYRVFWGKARSLSYY
- a CDS encoding cytochrome ubiquinol oxidase subunit I — protein: MEFDTLLLSRIQFAVNISFHILFPTITIALAWFLFYFKLRFNLSSAPVWMRAYRFWVKVFALTFALGVVSGITMSFQFGTNWPGFMEKVGNIAGPLLGYEVLTAFFLEATFLGVMLFGFQRVPNWLHTLATFLVAIGTSLSAFWIIALNSWMQTPQGFEMRGGVAYPLDWWEIIFNPSMPYRLTHVLLASGLTASFLVAGISAYRILKGDSKKAPRLALKAGIFVAAILAPLQALVGDLHGLNTFEHQPQKIAAMEGVWETEKRAPLLLFALPNEQERRNDFALGIPGMASFILTHDIDGEIRGLNEFENAHPPVAPVFWGFRIMVGTGLLMIALAWFGAFQLIRKENITPIVLRAFVLFSFSGWVATLAGWYVTEIGRQPFLVSGVLRTADAVTTIAPSHVGLSLTFYVLVYSGLIVAYLHTLFLMARRSVNVEEYETELSTSFSSNINAEYEVVK